A region from the Acidiferrobacter sp. SPIII_3 genome encodes:
- the murJ gene encoding murein biosynthesis integral membrane protein MurJ, with the protein MTFVSRITGFVRDILLARLLGTTALADAFFVAFRIPSFLRRVFGEGAFSQAFVPVFAAELHKEGASADDEARAFIDHMAGTFMLVLLVVTAVGVLAAPVVIWVLAPGFLANPAKYHLAVRLLRITFPYLFFISLVAMAAGILNTRGRFAAAAFTPVLLNLSLIVAAGVIAPHSRAPVVTVAWGVFMGGVLQLLFQIPFLRRIGFLPRPHFSFRHPGVRRVFQLMVPGIFGSSIAQINLVVDTMLASFLVTGSISWLYFANRLLEFPLGIFGVALGTVILPHLSAKHVKASSEEFGHALDWALRWVVIIAVPAAAALMVLSMPIIVTLYRYGAFTAFDAAMTGRALVAFAVGLPAFLLIKVLAPGYYARQDTRTPVKIGTIALIANMGFNVALIWPLAHAGLALATSLSGILNAYLLYRGLRREEIYQPGPGWRRLWVQVGGATLAMVLLLWPAHHVSRAFFTAPGGHRAVVLGAWIAAGLTVYGTVMWLLGVRPQALRLQSIGANEDV; encoded by the coding sequence ATGACATTCGTGTCGAGGATCACGGGCTTTGTCCGTGACATCCTGCTCGCGCGGCTCCTCGGGACGACGGCGCTCGCCGACGCCTTCTTCGTGGCGTTTCGCATACCGAGCTTCCTGCGCCGCGTGTTCGGCGAGGGGGCGTTCTCGCAGGCGTTCGTACCGGTGTTCGCCGCCGAGCTCCACAAGGAAGGGGCCTCGGCGGACGACGAGGCGCGGGCCTTCATCGATCACATGGCCGGCACCTTCATGCTCGTCCTGCTGGTGGTGACCGCAGTCGGGGTGCTGGCGGCGCCGGTGGTCATTTGGGTGCTGGCGCCGGGCTTTCTCGCCAATCCCGCCAAGTATCATCTGGCGGTGCGCCTCTTGCGCATCACCTTTCCTTATCTCTTTTTCATCTCGCTCGTGGCCATGGCCGCCGGCATCCTGAATACCCGCGGACGGTTCGCGGCGGCGGCCTTTACCCCGGTGCTTCTCAATCTGAGCCTGATCGTCGCCGCCGGCGTGATCGCCCCCCATAGCAGGGCGCCGGTGGTCACGGTCGCATGGGGGGTGTTCATGGGCGGTGTCTTGCAGCTCCTGTTCCAGATCCCGTTTCTGCGCCGTATCGGTTTTCTACCGCGCCCCCACTTCTCGTTTCGTCATCCGGGCGTGCGCCGCGTGTTCCAGCTCATGGTGCCTGGCATCTTCGGGTCGTCCATCGCCCAGATCAACCTCGTGGTCGATACCATGCTGGCCTCGTTTCTCGTGACCGGGAGCATCTCGTGGCTTTATTTCGCCAATCGCCTGCTCGAGTTTCCCTTGGGGATATTCGGCGTGGCGTTGGGCACCGTGATCCTGCCGCACCTGTCGGCAAAGCACGTAAAGGCCTCATCCGAGGAGTTCGGGCATGCCCTGGACTGGGCCTTGCGCTGGGTGGTGATCATCGCCGTCCCGGCGGCCGCCGCGCTGATGGTCCTGTCCATGCCCATCATCGTGACGTTATACCGCTACGGGGCCTTCACCGCCTTCGATGCCGCCATGACCGGACGCGCCCTGGTGGCGTTCGCCGTCGGCCTGCCGGCCTTCCTGCTGATCAAGGTCCTGGCCCCCGGCTACTATGCGCGCCAGGACACCCGCACCCCGGTGAAGATCGGCACGATCGCGCTGATTGCCAACATGGGCTTCAATGTCGCGCTGATCTGGCCGCTGGCCCACGCGGGTCTGGCGCTCGCCACCTCGCTGTCGGGCATACTGAACGCCTATCTCCTGTATCGCGGTCTGCGTCGCGAAGAGATCTATCAGCCGGGCCCCGGCTGGCGGCGCTTATGGGTCCAGGTCGGCGGCGCAACCTTGGCCATGGTGCTGCTGCTGTGGCCGGCGCATCATGTATCCCGTGCGTTCTTCACGGCACCGGGGGGGCATCGGGCGGTGGTGTTGGGGGCGTGGATTGCGGCGGGACTTACCGTGTATGGTACAGTGATGTGGCTTTTGGGGGTCCGCCCCCAGGCGTTACGGTTGCAGTCGATTGGGGCGAATGAAGACGTATGA
- the proB gene encoding glutamate 5-kinase — MRSGLAGARRVVVKIGSSLLTNHGAGLDRPALEAWVAQLATLRSAGRDVVLVSSGAVACGMQRLAVKKRPRALHELQALAALGQMGLIEAYETAFARHGGHAAQVLLTHDDLADRKRYLNARSALRALLALGVVPIINENDTVATEEIRFGDNDTLAALVANLIEAELLIILTDQAGLYEEDPRVNPAARLVSEAPAGDPVYLAMAGAPGDLGRGGMRTKLTAAHKAARSGAATVIVAGREPDVLLRVLAGEPLGTYLYPATSRLAARKQWLAAHLAVRGRLTLDAGAVRVLREAGKSLLPVGVRGVEGSFARGEMVACVDAEGREVARGLVNYPAAELCLMMGRPSEEIEPILGYQGEPEVIHRDNLVIV, encoded by the coding sequence ATGCGTAGCGGACTCGCCGGCGCCCGCCGGGTGGTGGTAAAGATCGGCAGCAGCCTGCTCACCAATCATGGCGCAGGCCTCGACCGCCCGGCGCTCGAGGCGTGGGTGGCGCAGCTTGCCACGCTGCGCTCAGCCGGGCGCGACGTGGTCCTGGTGTCATCGGGGGCGGTAGCCTGCGGCATGCAGCGGCTGGCGGTGAAGAAGCGGCCGCGCGCCCTCCACGAGCTGCAGGCCCTGGCGGCGCTTGGGCAGATGGGACTGATCGAGGCCTACGAGACGGCGTTTGCGCGTCATGGCGGTCACGCCGCGCAGGTGCTGTTGACCCACGATGATCTCGCCGACCGTAAACGCTACCTCAATGCCCGTAGCGCGTTGCGCGCGCTGCTCGCGCTCGGGGTGGTGCCGATCATCAATGAAAACGACACCGTAGCCACCGAAGAGATCCGCTTCGGCGACAACGACACCTTGGCGGCGCTGGTCGCCAATCTGATCGAGGCTGAACTGCTCATCATCCTGACCGATCAGGCTGGCCTCTATGAAGAGGATCCGCGCGTCAATCCCGCGGCGCGCCTGGTCTCCGAGGCCCCGGCCGGCGACCCTGTGTATCTTGCCATGGCCGGCGCGCCCGGGGATCTCGGGCGTGGCGGGATGCGTACCAAGCTGACCGCCGCCCACAAGGCAGCGCGCTCGGGGGCGGCCACCGTCATCGTCGCCGGACGCGAGCCGGACGTGCTTTTGCGGGTACTGGCCGGCGAGCCGCTCGGGACCTACCTTTATCCGGCGACCTCGCGGCTCGCGGCGCGCAAGCAGTGGCTGGCCGCACATCTGGCGGTGCGTGGTCGCCTCACGCTCGATGCCGGCGCGGTGCGGGTGTTGCGTGAGGCCGGCAAGAGCCTGTTACCGGTCGGGGTCCGTGGGGTCGAGGGGTCATTTGCGCGCGGCGAGATGGTGGCGTGCGTCGATGCCGAGGGTCGCGAGGTGGCGCGCGGTCTCGTCAACTATCCGGCCGCGGAGCTCTGTCTCATGATGGGGCGGCCGAGCGAGGAGATCGAGCCGATATTGGGTTATCAGGGCGAGCCCGAGGTTATCCACCGGGATAACCTCGTGATCGTCTAG
- a CDS encoding PAS domain-containing sensor histidine kinase: MSTAHHTLDLATDGAETPLLVREQNWLLLSYFNTYRLALALLACIAGFWAGSLAPFASTDPQLFLVVALLYAAVYLVAIDTTRRRLGDFETQAAVLAFCDVVALILLMHASGGLASGTGILLLVSTAGTSFLLNRRMTIFFASLTTIGILLESAWPYLTGSQNGLPASYSQVGLFGLVLFATASLAHLVADRLRLTEALAERQELDIRHLGRLNEQIVQHLQSGVLVVAPTGHVRLANKTAQTYLGLAAPDTQPLLQAIAPALFEQWVAQRNGASGGRRLFVAATGYTLLPRFKPLGRDANAATLVFLEDTAILKQQAQQLKMAGLARLTAGIAHEIRNPLGAITHAAQLLTETPDIGAEPRSLAAIIDDQGRRMNTIVENVLQLGRRDRTNATRFALSTWIAQTLPAVATALNIPVKALNLVIEQPQMVCFDTDHLFQIVNNLCHNSLKHSAPYHEVPIVKLLISVDSEGHSILDVIDWGEGIKDAIVDRIFDPFFTTTARGTGLGLYIARELAEANGARLEHRPTPTGCQFRLTFGRLTDCTDAALAS, encoded by the coding sequence ATGAGTACCGCCCATCATACCCTGGATCTGGCCACGGACGGCGCCGAGACGCCGCTGCTCGTGCGCGAGCAGAATTGGCTGTTGTTGAGCTATTTCAACACCTACCGCCTGGCACTGGCACTACTCGCCTGCATCGCCGGATTCTGGGCAGGGTCGCTCGCACCCTTTGCGAGTACCGACCCGCAACTCTTTCTCGTGGTCGCCCTGCTCTACGCCGCGGTCTACTTGGTGGCCATCGACACCACGCGCCGGCGGCTGGGCGACTTCGAGACCCAGGCGGCGGTCTTGGCCTTCTGCGACGTAGTGGCATTGATCCTGCTCATGCACGCAAGCGGGGGGCTCGCAAGCGGCACCGGCATCCTGCTCCTGGTGTCGACCGCCGGCACGAGCTTTCTGTTGAATCGGCGCATGACCATATTCTTCGCCTCGCTCACCACCATCGGCATCCTGCTGGAGAGCGCCTGGCCCTACCTCACCGGCTCGCAAAACGGCCTGCCGGCCAGCTACTCGCAGGTCGGCCTTTTTGGTCTCGTGTTATTCGCCACCGCAAGCCTCGCGCACCTGGTCGCCGACCGGCTGCGCCTCACCGAGGCCCTGGCCGAGCGCCAGGAGCTGGATATACGGCATCTCGGGCGCCTCAACGAACAGATCGTGCAGCACCTGCAGTCGGGGGTATTGGTGGTTGCCCCCACCGGCCATGTCCGGCTGGCCAACAAGACCGCCCAGACCTATCTCGGACTGGCCGCGCCGGACACCCAGCCCCTGCTCCAGGCCATAGCCCCGGCGCTCTTCGAGCAATGGGTGGCGCAGCGCAATGGCGCCTCCGGGGGGCGCCGGCTGTTCGTGGCGGCCACCGGTTACACGCTGCTGCCGCGATTCAAGCCCCTGGGGCGCGACGCCAATGCCGCGACCCTGGTGTTCCTGGAAGACACCGCCATCCTGAAGCAACAGGCGCAGCAGTTGAAGATGGCGGGCCTGGCACGGCTCACCGCCGGCATCGCCCACGAGATCCGCAACCCGCTTGGCGCCATCACCCATGCCGCGCAATTGCTGACAGAGACCCCGGACATCGGCGCCGAACCGCGCAGCCTCGCCGCCATCATCGACGACCAGGGGCGGCGCATGAACACCATCGTCGAGAACGTCCTGCAGCTCGGCCGGCGGGACCGCACCAACGCCACGCGCTTTGCCCTGTCGACCTGGATCGCGCAGACCCTGCCGGCGGTGGCGACCGCCCTCAATATCCCCGTCAAGGCCCTGAACCTTGTAATCGAGCAGCCACAGATGGTGTGCTTCGACACCGATCACCTGTTTCAGATCGTGAACAATCTGTGCCACAACTCGCTCAAGCACAGCGCACCCTATCACGAGGTCCCGATCGTCAAGCTCCTGATCAGTGTCGACAGCGAAGGCCATAGCATCCTCGATGTCATCGATTGGGGCGAGGGCATCAAAGACGCCATCGTCGATCGCATATTCGATCCGTTCTTCACCACTACCGCGCGTGGCACCGGCCTTGGCCTCTATATCGCCCGGGAGCTCGCCGAGGCCAACGGCGCGCGTCTGGAACACCGGCCGACACCCACGGGGTGCCAGTTCCGCCTGACCTTCGGCCGGCTCACCGACTGCACGGATGCGGCCCTGGCATCATGA
- the ispB gene encoding octaprenyl diphosphate synthase, translating to MSTPAPVDHPAFDLDDIHALIKDESLAIDREIARRLDSEIVLINQLGRYIIQSGGKRLRPAVLLLAAKAFHYEGTAHITLATVIEFIHTATLLHDDVVDGSAMRRGQASANAVFGNEASVLVGDFLYSRAFEMMVEVQNLRVMEILAHATNTIAEGEVMQLINCNDPDIEEDRYLAVIRSKTAKLFEAAAELGAVLGGAPLMEPVLAAYGRHLGTAFQLVDDALDYGQHNARLGKNIGDDLAEGKTTLPLIHVLRTGAPAERALVRDAIEQGGLERIDGVVAAIESTQAIAYTCARAEGEADLARAALSPLPDSPYKQALLDLAHFSVHRDH from the coding sequence ATGTCCACGCCTGCGCCTGTCGATCACCCGGCCTTCGACCTCGACGACATCCATGCGCTCATCAAAGACGAGAGCCTGGCCATCGACCGCGAGATCGCCCGTCGGCTCGACTCGGAAATCGTGCTCATCAATCAGCTGGGGCGCTATATCATTCAAAGCGGCGGCAAGCGCCTGCGTCCGGCGGTACTGCTGCTGGCCGCCAAGGCCTTTCATTATGAAGGCACCGCGCACATCACCCTGGCGACCGTCATCGAGTTCATCCACACCGCGACGTTACTGCATGACGACGTCGTCGATGGGTCGGCGATGCGCCGCGGACAGGCGAGCGCCAACGCCGTATTCGGCAACGAGGCAAGCGTGCTGGTGGGCGATTTCCTGTACTCGCGGGCCTTCGAGATGATGGTCGAGGTCCAAAACCTGCGGGTCATGGAGATCCTGGCGCACGCCACCAATACCATCGCCGAGGGCGAGGTCATGCAGCTCATCAACTGCAACGACCCGGACATCGAAGAAGATCGCTATCTCGCGGTCATCCGCAGCAAGACCGCCAAACTCTTCGAGGCCGCAGCCGAGCTTGGCGCGGTGCTCGGTGGCGCCCCCCTCATGGAACCGGTCCTGGCCGCCTACGGCCGTCATCTCGGCACCGCCTTTCAACTTGTCGACGACGCCCTCGATTACGGCCAGCACAACGCGCGCCTCGGAAAGAACATCGGCGACGACCTGGCGGAGGGCAAGACCACGCTGCCGCTCATCCATGTATTGCGCACCGGCGCACCCGCCGAGCGCGCGCTGGTGCGCGATGCCATTGAACAGGGCGGGCTCGAACGCATCGACGGGGTGGTGGCCGCCATTGAATCCACTCAGGCGATCGCGTACACTTGCGCGCGGGCCGAGGGCGAGGCCGATTTGGCGCGGGCGGCACTCTCACCTTTGCCCGACTCCCCGTATAAGCAGGCATTGCTGGACTTGGCCCATTTTTCCGTTCACAGGGACCACTAA
- the rpmA gene encoding 50S ribosomal protein L27, protein MAHKKAGGSSRNGRDSESKRLGIKRFGGEKVIPGNIIVRQRGTRFYPGRNVRIGKDDTLFACAEGQVVFEVKGPQRRKTVSVVIAS, encoded by the coding sequence ATGGCACACAAGAAGGCAGGCGGGAGTTCCCGCAACGGTCGCGATTCCGAGTCGAAGCGCCTGGGCATCAAGCGTTTCGGCGGAGAGAAGGTCATTCCCGGCAATATCATCGTACGCCAGCGCGGTACCCGCTTCTATCCTGGCCGCAATGTGCGGATCGGCAAGGATGATACCCTGTTTGCCTGTGCCGAGGGGCAGGTGGTGTTCGAGGTCAAGGGGCCGCAGCGTCGCAAGACGGTCAGCGTCGTTATCGCCTCGTAA
- the rpsT gene encoding 30S ribosomal protein S20: MANTVQAKKRARQAEIHRQRNVAFRSQIRTAIKKVLKAVHDKDIAGGQMALREASSVIDRGISRGIMHRNTAARYKSRLNARLHRASP, encoded by the coding sequence TTGGCGAATACAGTTCAAGCAAAGAAACGGGCTCGGCAGGCCGAGATCCACAGGCAGCGGAACGTCGCGTTTCGCTCGCAGATCCGCACCGCGATCAAGAAGGTGCTGAAGGCGGTGCACGACAAGGACATCGCTGGCGGTCAGATGGCGTTGCGCGAGGCAAGCTCGGTGATCGACCGCGGGATATCGCGCGGCATCATGCATCGCAACACCGCGGCGCGCTACAAGAGCCGCCTGAACGCCCGCCTGCACCGCGCGAGCCCCTAG
- the rplU gene encoding 50S ribosomal protein L21 yields MYAVIETGGKQYRVAVGETVRVETLPAEVGQDVSLGKVLLIADGSDVRVGAPALSETVMARVESHGRGEKIRIFKTRRRKHYRKHAGHRQNYTELKILAIAGKSEQSVQG; encoded by the coding sequence ATGTACGCGGTAATCGAGACGGGCGGTAAGCAATATCGGGTGGCGGTGGGCGAGACCGTGCGGGTCGAAACGTTGCCGGCCGAGGTCGGCCAGGACGTGAGCTTGGGCAAGGTCCTGCTGATCGCCGATGGCAGCGACGTGCGGGTGGGTGCCCCGGCGCTGTCCGAGACGGTGATGGCGCGCGTCGAGAGTCACGGCCGCGGCGAGAAGATCCGCATCTTCAAGACCCGCCGGCGCAAGCACTACCGCAAACACGCGGGTCACCGTCAGAACTATACGGAACTGAAGATCTTGGCCATAGCGGGCAAGAGCGAACAGTCGGTGCAGGGGTAA
- a CDS encoding DUF2203 family protein: protein MTAAIWQIGSPGDPRVFTLAEAEELFPLVRHITYGAYRELEPVRRLLSTLPPDSGALYEAEEDYECIVKRWVAKMERLGVVVKGLWLVDFDTGDGYLCWRFPELRLAYYHSYCEDYATRRPLREVIEELDPDWAC, encoded by the coding sequence ATGACGGCGGCGATTTGGCAGATCGGGTCACCAGGGGACCCGCGCGTCTTTACCCTTGCGGAGGCCGAGGAGCTCTTTCCGTTGGTGCGGCATATCACCTATGGCGCCTACCGCGAGCTCGAGCCCGTACGCCGCCTGTTGTCGACGCTGCCCCCGGACAGTGGGGCGCTCTATGAGGCGGAAGAGGATTACGAGTGCATTGTGAAGCGCTGGGTGGCGAAGATGGAGCGCCTGGGCGTGGTCGTGAAGGGTCTGTGGCTCGTGGACTTCGACACCGGAGACGGCTATCTCTGCTGGCGTTTCCCGGAGCTGCGGCTCGCCTACTACCACAGCTACTGCGAGGATTACGCCACCCGCCGTCCGTTGCGGGAGGTGATCGAGGAGTTGGATCCGGATTGGGCCTGTTAG
- the cgtA gene encoding Obg family GTPase CgtA, with amino-acid sequence MKFVDEATIHVQAGDGGNGALSFRREKFVPRGGPDGGDGGAGGSIYFEAQSGLNTLADFRYTRQFRAANGGGGSGRQRSGRNGADLVVAVPIGTLVRDHETGDLLGDLTRDGARLLVAKGGRGGLGNTHFKSSTNRAPRRTVPGAPGEGRALFLELQVLADVGLVGLPNAGKSTFLRAVSEARPKVADYPFTTLHPELGVVTVERHRSFVIADIPGLIAGAHEGAGLGMQFLRHLARTRLLLHLVDVAPLDTNTDVVRDVRVIEEELRLFDGDLGLKERWLVFNKVDLWPEAERPARLEALRKALDWTGPYAAVSAIKGSGCTELMGRLMQRLEALGPAAPPPAETLEGCDDA; translated from the coding sequence ATGAAGTTCGTCGATGAGGCCACCATCCATGTCCAGGCGGGCGATGGGGGCAACGGGGCCTTGAGCTTCCGCCGCGAGAAGTTCGTGCCGCGCGGCGGGCCTGACGGTGGCGACGGCGGCGCGGGAGGCAGCATCTACTTCGAGGCCCAAAGCGGCCTCAATACCCTGGCTGATTTCCGGTACACGCGACAGTTCCGCGCCGCCAACGGCGGTGGCGGATCCGGACGGCAGCGTTCCGGTCGCAACGGCGCCGATCTCGTGGTCGCAGTCCCGATCGGTACGCTGGTGCGGGATCACGAGACCGGCGATCTCCTTGGCGACCTCACGCGCGACGGGGCCCGGCTGCTGGTGGCCAAGGGCGGCCGTGGCGGGCTCGGTAATACCCACTTCAAGAGCAGCACCAATCGCGCCCCGCGCCGTACGGTCCCCGGGGCCCCGGGCGAAGGCCGCGCACTCTTTCTCGAATTGCAGGTGCTGGCCGATGTCGGTCTCGTGGGCCTGCCCAACGCCGGCAAATCCACATTTCTGCGCGCGGTCTCCGAGGCCCGTCCCAAGGTCGCAGACTACCCTTTTACCACCCTCCATCCGGAACTCGGGGTGGTGACCGTCGAGCGTCACCGGAGTTTTGTGATCGCCGACATCCCGGGCCTCATCGCCGGCGCCCACGAGGGTGCGGGGCTCGGGATGCAGTTCCTGCGCCATCTGGCGCGCACCCGACTGCTGCTGCATCTGGTCGATGTGGCGCCCCTGGACACGAACACCGATGTCGTGCGGGACGTGCGCGTCATCGAAGAGGAGCTACGGCTGTTCGATGGCGACCTCGGGTTGAAGGAGCGCTGGCTTGTGTTCAACAAGGTCGACCTGTGGCCGGAGGCCGAGCGCCCCGCGCGTCTCGAGGCCTTGCGAAAGGCGTTGGATTGGACGGGTCCGTACGCCGCGGTGTCGGCCATCAAGGGGTCGGGCTGCACCGAGCTCATGGGGCGGCTGATGCAGCGCCTGGAGGCCTTGGGCCCGGCCGCGCCGCCGCCGGCCGAGACCCTGGAAGGGTGCGACGATGCGTAG
- a CDS encoding PP0621 family protein, which yields MKLLVDLLVIWAAWWFIRRALRPQRPFRTPPPRPTPLRRRIRTAGDMVACAHCGLYVPRSETVPGAHDALFCCPEHRDAAHHG from the coding sequence GTGAAGCTCCTGGTCGATCTTCTTGTCATATGGGCCGCCTGGTGGTTCATCCGCCGCGCCCTGCGTCCGCAACGCCCCTTTCGTACCCCACCACCACGGCCCACGCCGCTACGCCGCCGCATACGCACCGCCGGCGACATGGTGGCCTGCGCCCACTGCGGTCTTTATGTCCCGCGCTCCGAGACCGTCCCCGGGGCCCATGACGCACTGTTTTGCTGCCCGGAGCACCGCGACGCCGCGCACCACGGCTGA
- the ribF gene encoding bifunctional riboflavin kinase/FAD synthetase, translating into MECIRGLYNVRPRHRGAVVTIGNFDGFHQGHRQLVGLLKARARAADASSLVMLFEPQPQEYFARGEPRTRLMRLSAKLAALRDAGVDYAMVLRFDERLATLPAVDFIEDILAGALAARGLVIGDDFRFGAGRAGDFVMLKAAGGRHGFFVESTGTLSETGQRVSSTRLRTALARGDMREAERLIGAPYHYGGRVVAGDARGRLLGFPTANILMPDPPPVAGVFAVTARTEHGRVYAGIANAGRRPTVGGGRVLLEVHLLDFAGDLYGQRLQVGFLERLREERRFPSLEALTAQIEHDRACARSFFANRGMIGP; encoded by the coding sequence ATGGAGTGTATTCGGGGGCTTTATAATGTCCGTCCGCGTCATCGCGGGGCGGTCGTTACGATCGGGAATTTCGACGGTTTTCATCAGGGCCATCGACAATTGGTGGGGCTCCTTAAGGCGCGCGCCCGGGCTGCCGACGCGTCCTCGCTTGTCATGCTGTTCGAGCCGCAGCCCCAGGAGTACTTTGCGCGCGGCGAACCGCGCACGCGACTCATGCGGCTGTCGGCGAAGCTTGCGGCGTTGCGCGATGCAGGCGTCGATTACGCCATGGTGTTGCGGTTTGATGAGCGGCTTGCCACCCTGCCGGCCGTGGATTTCATCGAGGATATCCTGGCCGGGGCGCTCGCCGCGCGCGGGCTTGTGATCGGCGACGACTTCCGGTTCGGGGCCGGACGGGCCGGCGACTTTGTGATGCTGAAGGCCGCCGGGGGGCGTCACGGATTTTTTGTCGAGTCCACGGGGACCTTGAGCGAGACCGGCCAGCGGGTCAGCAGCACGCGACTGCGCACGGCCCTGGCACGCGGCGACATGCGCGAGGCCGAACGGCTCATCGGGGCCCCTTACCATTATGGGGGGCGGGTGGTGGCGGGCGATGCCCGCGGGCGCCTTCTGGGGTTTCCCACCGCCAATATCCTCATGCCGGACCCGCCGCCGGTGGCGGGGGTGTTTGCGGTCACGGCGCGCACCGAACACGGACGTGTTTATGCCGGTATCGCCAACGCCGGGCGGCGTCCGACGGTGGGCGGCGGACGCGTACTGCTCGAGGTCCATTTGCTGGATTTCGCCGGCGATCTGTACGGGCAACGGCTGCAGGTGGGCTTTCTTGAGCGCCTGCGCGAGGAGCGCAGGTTTCCGTCCCTGGAGGCGCTCACCGCGCAGATCGAGCACGACCGCGCCTGCGCACGCAGCTTTTTTGCCAATCGGGGAATGATAGGACCATGA